The Cloacibacillus sp. genomic sequence TCGGCAGACTCACCTGTCCTTTTCATTTTCACGCGCCACATGCTCAGTTAATATATTTTACATGGCTTAAGTATATTATCACAGAGCAAAACCTTTCAGTAACTTATTTTCCACACTCAAAAGGCATTGCGGTCAAAAAGAAAGTCACGCACCTGCGCCCCGCCGCCCACGCGGCAAAGACTACCGCCGCCGTTATGGGGGTTCATCCGGAAATCATTGTTTATAAATATAGCAAATACCTTATTGTATGATTGCATGCAGGATTTCAGATACGCGATAATTTCTTAGGTTTCCATGTTGAATAAAGCACTGCAAAAAGGATAATGCCACAAGCTATAATTTCATAAAATGTAGGAATCTGATGAAGCAATATGGGAGTTAATAATAGCGCAAATAAAATCTCGAGAGTACATAACATGCTTGCAATAGAGGCTGGAATGTATTTGAGAGATGCAAACAAAAGTCCAAACGCAATCAACCCAGAGACAATAGCCGGATATTGCATAACAAAGAAAATCGCCGGCGTCAGATGCACGAGATCTTCCCATCCTAGCAATACGCTTTTTCCAATAATCAACAAGAGTCCCCCGAAACAATGAACATAAAATAACTGGACAAGAGGATCAGATAAACCTGTCAGTGAGATTTTACGAGATATAAGCGTCTGTCCAGATAATCCTAAGACTGAAAGTATCCCCCAAGCTAATCCCATAGTTGAAATTCTTACATTAGATGCGGTTGTTCCAAACATAAACCCAATATATAAACCCATAAGCACCATAATACTACCTATATACTGGCTAACGGAAGGTTTTTCTGACGTTACAAACACACCGCCTATCATTGTAACAAGCGGAAAAGTATAGTGGATTATTAAGGCTTGAGGTACTGATAAATAGGTGCAGGAAATCAAATAACCTGTAGCATTAAAAAACATTGTAAACAGAGCAAGCAAGAGATATATACCATACATTTTTCGCGATAAAACCAGCTTATAGCTCTCTTTTCGTAGAACAAACCATAGAAACATAATA encodes the following:
- a CDS encoding DMT family transporter, whose protein sequence is IMFLWFVLRKESYKLVLSRKMYGIYLLLALFTMFFNATGYLISCTYLSVPQALIIHYTFPLVTMIGGVFVTSEKPSVSQYIGSIMVLMGLYIGFMFGTTASNVRISTMGLAWGILSVLGLSGQTLISRKISLTGLSDPLVQLFYVHCFGGLLLIIGKSVLLGWEDLVHLTPAIFFVMQYPAIVSGLIAFGLLFASLKYIPASIASMLCTLEILFALLLTPILLHQIPTFYEIIACGIILFAVLYSTWKPKKLSRI